CCTTCATTACGACCAACAGAAACCTAATGATAAAATTCTTCCGGAATATGCGTCGGCGCTCGCTGACTAAAAACAAGTTTTACAAATATCTGCTCTATGCTATTGGCGAAATAGTATTGGTCGTGATTGGTATTCTGATTGCCCTGCAAATCAACAACTACAGCGCGTATCAGAAAGAACGGTATAAAGAAACTGTACTTCTTTCTAACCTTTCTAATGAGATTGAACTGGATATTCAGCAGATAGATAATAGCACGAAACTCTCTACCGAACGGCTCAACCGCTTGGACAGCATAGTACAATCGTTGAAGAATACCGATAGTATTGATAAATTGAATTTTATTTTGCAATCCTTTGAGTTGGTCATGGATCAATACTTTTATAGCAATAGTGGTATTTTTGATGAAGCCGTTTCTTCTGGTAAGATGAGTTACATACAAAATGACTCGTTGCGGCAAACGATTTTTGACTATTACCGCAATGCTGATGAGAGCGACAACGATGGCACAACTCGTCTGATAACCGACGAATTAATAACCCCGCTGTTTATAGAAACGCTATTTATGAGTGCTGAAGGGTTTTCATCGTTAGGTATGAACGTGCAGGATGTTTCTGATCTACAAAGTATCGATTTGGAAGCCCTCAAAAGTAATAAGGATTTTTGGAAAATGATACTCCTGAAGTTTGGTAGCAATCAGGAGCAAATACTACGATGGCAACAAATTAAAGTGCGAGCCCAAAAGCTAAACCAGCAGATAGAAAAAGAACTGAATAAATTGAAGCAGTAGAGCAGTTACTAAAGCAATAAATATCCCTACGGACTCTCTGATTTAGTGGGTCAGTAGAAAACCAACCGCCCCAGTGCAACACTCACTGCTAATACGGAAGCGATGCCAACCCGAGGAAAAGTAACAATGGTTTGAAACGATGAGAAAAAACTGAACCCTAGAACAAAGAGCCGAAAGTGCCACTCATCAACAATACGAGTAATACAACATCTACCTAAAAGAAGCTCTATCCTTCTACAATACTACCCCTCCGGCTTTAAATGATGAAAGTAAGTTTTGCGAAGGTGTCTGATAAAACCTATCTTCCGCAAACTATAATCTACCCAACAATCAAACTATGAGTTTGTCGCTAATAGCCAAGACAATTAGTGGTATTTTAGGTGCCACCATTTTCGCATTCGTCGCAGTAGCTCAGGAGCAAGGTCCAGAACGTTGGGAAAAGACTATTCAAAAGTTTGAGCAGCAAGATGCTCAGAACTCCGTAGAGCCCGGAGCCATACTATTTACGGGTAGCTCATCCATTGCTATGTGGCAGGACATATCTGATTATTTTCCCAATCAGCGAATTGTCAATCGAGGCTTCGGGGGTTCTCAGTTTTCTGATTTGCTCCACTACGCCGACCGAGTAATTTCTCCCTACCGGCCGTCCAAGATTTTTATCTACGAAGGCGATAATGACATTTCGGCGGGCGATAGTCCTAAGCAGATTATGCGGGAGGCTAAAAAGCTGCGTAAGAAAATTAAGAAGGCGCTGGGTGACACTCCCGTAATATTTATCTCCCCCAAACCTAGTGTAGCCCGATGGGAGCTAAAAGAAACCTACGAAGACCTAAATGCCCGATTAAAAAAGTACGCTGATAAAACCGAAAACACCGAGTTCGCCGATGTATGGAACCCCGCCCTGGACGACAATGGTGAGGTAGTAGAACATATCTTTTTGGAAGATAATCTGCATATGAACGCGGAAGGATACAAAATCTGGCAGCAAGCGTTAGCACCCTATGTGGAGTAACCGCTACAATATGTAATAACAGTAGCCAATGAGACAGATGCAATGGTTCAATGAACCCGAACAATGGAATGCCAATCACGACCAATCGTTGTCGATGTACGTAACCCCCAAAACTGATTTCTGGCGCATCACAAACTACGGCTTCACGGTAGATGATGGTCCTTTCTATTACTGTAACCTAGGTGGGGAGTTTGAAGTGGCCGTTAGGGTAACTGGAGAATACAAAGCTCGCTACGACCAGATGGGATTAATGATCAGAATAGATGAGCGTAACTGGATTAAGACCGGAGTAGAATATGTGAATAAGAAAATAAACTTGAGCGCAGTAGTAACCCTTGAGCGGAGCGACTGGAGCATAGTAGAATTGGAGCAGGTTCCCTCATCTGTCTGGCTCAAAGTAATTAGAAGACTAGACTACGTAGAAATACATTATTCACTGAATAACACTACCTTCACCCTGCTACGCTTAGCCTATTTCCCTGCTAATACCCCCGTGATGGTCGGCATGGCCGCTGCCTCGCCCGACGGTAACGGTTTCCAGGCATTATTTGAAGACTTCCGGATTAAATACCTCCCCGATCTCCAGCGTGAGCAGTGGCTAAAGGAAAACAATGCAATCTAAAAAATTAGACCATGCTTCCAATCTATGTGTAAAGTTGTATATGAATAAGCACCATCACTTTATTATTCATAAGCCATTCGGGTATCTATCGCAATTTATCAACAATCAGAACCGCCGGAGAAACAAAAAATTGCTGGGCGAACTGCACGACTTTCCGGCAGGTACGATGGCTATTGGTCGGCTAGATCAAGATTCGGAAGGTTTGTTATTGCTGACCACCGATGGCAAAGTAAGTATGCAGGTACGCAGTAAGTTGGTAGAGAAAGAATATCACGTGCAGGTAGACGGAACAATTACCGACGAGGCTATCGCGCAGTTGAAGAGCGGGGTAGAAATCACTACACAAGGTGAAAAGTACAGAACTCTTCCTGCTAAGGCTACTTGTTTAATCCCACCCCCTCACTATCCGCCCCGAGTAAAAAAAATAAGGGATGATCGGCACGGCCCCAGCAGTTGGCTATCTATTACGATTACTGAGGGAAAATTCCGGCAAGTCCGCAAGATGACGGCTGCCGTGGGGTTTCCTACCCTGCGATTAATCCGAGTGCGAATTGGGCGTATCTACCTTAATGAAATGCCCCCGGGAGAAGCGATCGAGGTGGGCAAATTCACGCTTACTGATGAAAATACGTGACGAACGGGAAGTGTAGTAAACCACAATGATTTTTTACACCTCACGTTGTGTTAGCAGTCAGCACCGATGATCCTTCCCAATATGAAAGCTTCGTTCATAATACTCCTTGGTTTCTTCGTACTATCGGCTTGTGCCCCCTACGCCAAAGGCCCGGTACTTAGCGTAGAAGAAGCCCAGAATACCTTTCAGCCTATTGTTGAGTTTATGGGCGTAGAACCGGGAATGGCAGTAGCCGATGTAGGAGCGGGTTCCGGAGCACTTACGGTAATTATGGCTACCCAGCTAGATAGTTGTGAAGTGTATATTCAGGATATTGATCGCAAAATGCTACAGCAAGATAATGTAGATAAAATGATTACGCATTATTCTAAACAGCTAGGTCATAATTTAGGAGAGCGAAATCAGTTTCATCTAGTTTACGGCACCCCCAACCAATCCAATCTGCCACACGAGTCAATCGATATTGTTTATTCTAATGCGACCATGCATGTCTTCAATGAGCCGGATGCTATGCTGCAAGATCTGCGTAAGAAGCTTAAACCAACTGGAAAAATCTTCATTCGAGATGGCTTTAAGGGCGAGAATGGCGAAGGTGAGTTTTGCTCATCGAGAAAGTGCGCCAAACGACTGCTTAGCATTGATGAATTTTTGGTCATGATGGAACAAAACGGCTATCGCCTCATTAAACAGTCACCCGATATGGATGGCTACCCTCTGTTTGGCTTCGAGCTTAGTAATTAAGCACTTTGCTAGTTGCTATTCTCTTGAACTCCCCAAGTTTGTTATACAATCAGATGACCTCTGTGTTGATGGTATATCGTATACCTACTCAGATTTAGATAGAGCACTGGTAGCTTCGTTATCTACAAACCAGTGAACATCACCGTGGGTAGGCCGGATCAGCTGAGCCGGGTACTGGTTGGGTTCGTAGGGTCCTTCCAATACGTGCTTAAGGGCTTCCGCTTTTCCTTCACCATAAGCAATGAATGCTACGCTGTGAGCCTGATTGACTAATTGGGGCGTAAGCGTAATCCGGTAACTATCCAACTTAGGCACGAAAACCTCTTTCACCCACGTCATTTCCTTCTGAGAAATAGACACCCCCGGAAATACTGAGAGCGTATGGCCATCGCCACCCATACCGAGCCACACCAAGTCGAAGCGGGGCGACCGCCCTTGAAAGAAACGCTGGAGTACCTCTTCGTACTGTAACGCGGCTACATCTGCCCGCAAGCCGCCCTGAATCGGGAATATCTGATCTTCAGGAATAGGAACATGGCGCAAAAGGGCATCCATCGCCATTCCGGCATTGCTATCAGCATGGTCTATTGAAACCGCTCGTTCATCGCCCCAAAAAGCATACACATTCTTCCAGGGTACTTTAGATGCTAACGGTTCTTTCGCCAATAGCTCGTACATCGCCTTGGAGGAACTACCTCCTGATAAGCAAACCGTAAAGCGACCGTATTTTTCTACCGCTTCTTGCGCTTTAGAAACAAATAACTCAGCCGCACAGTAGCTGAGATCATTCACTTCGTTATAGGTATGTAAGTTGATAACCCCAGCCTTAGATTCATTGTGCTTATCCTCAATCACCGTCTCGAGTACATTTCGGGCGGGAGGATTAAACCACCGGTGACCATTCTGGGCGAGTAGTTTATCCGCAGCTTTCGGTCCCCAGCTTCCGGCATCGTAGCTAGGATAATCGGTGATCGGCTCGTTCTCCCAGGCTTCTAGTATCGGCATTACCGCTTCCCAAGCAGCTTCTACCTGGTCGGCCCGCATGAACAGCGCGGCATTACCCGCAATAGCATCCAGCAGCAAAGTTTCGTAGGCTTCGGGAGTAGGTGCATCGTAGGCCTCGTCGTAGTCAAAGATCATCTCTACCGGATTTACGATCTGGCTCACTCCTGGCCGTTTGGCCTGAAACCGGATTTTCATACCCATTTCCGGTTGGATGTTGATAACGATGCGGTTGGGATCCTGATTAATTTTACCGTTACTAACGAAGGCCCGGTGCGGAGCTGATTTTAGTTGAATGGTAATAGCCGTAGTTTTATCGGCCATTCGCTTACCGGTACGCACGTAGAAGGGAACATCTTGCCAACGCCAATTATCAATATAAAACTGAGCGGCTGCGTAGGTTTCGGTATTAGAATCTTCGGCCACCCCTTCGGCATCACGATAGCCAATTACTTCTTCGCCCTTAATCCAGCCGGGACCGTACTGCCCGCGTACCGCGTGATCTTTTACTTCATCAGGACTGTATTTTCGCATAGCGCGAATCACTTCAGCTTTCTTATTACGAATTTCATCAGCATTCAGTGAGATCGGGGGCTCCATCGCAATCATCGCGACCAGTTGCAGCACGTGGTTCTGGATCATATCGCGCAAAGCGCCGGAACCCTCGTAGTAACCACCCCGGGTTCCTACGCCTACTGTTTCTGATACAGTAATTTGGATGTGGTCAATATAGTTTCGGTTCCAGATGGGCTCAAACAGGGCATTGGTAAAGCGGAACGTCAGGATGTTCTGAACAGTTTCCTTCCCCAAATAATGATCGATTCGGTAGATTTGCTGCTCGGCAAATATTTTGGTTAACAACCGATTGAGCGAATGAGCGGTCTTGAGATCGTGCCCGAAAGGTTTTTCTACTATAATCCGGGTGCGGTTAACATCATTACAGGCTCCGGCTCGCCCTAAGTTGATAGCAATCGGCTCAAACAACGAGGGAGATACTGAGAGGTAAAATAGGCGATTAGGCTCTTTAGCCCCCCACTCCTGCTCCTTCTTCTCCACTAACCCCACAACCTCTTTGTACGACTCTAGGTCTTTGACGTTGGAAACGTGATAGGAAATATGTTCGCGAAATTCTTCCCAACTGCCGTTCTCCGCCTTTCGGCGAGAAAAATCATTAACTCCTTCTTCTAATACCTCCCGAAATTCTTCATCAGAGAACTCGGTTCGCCCTAGTCCGATGATATGAAATTGCTCGGGTAGGTACCGATCAATGTACAAGTTGTATAATGCCGGAATGAGCTTCCGCTTGTTCAGGTCACCACTACCGCCAAAAATAACAATGGTGGTCGGGTTTATATTTTGGTAGTCAACAGAATTCATTTCTCTTTGATTATGGAGACCGGAGTCCGAAGACAGGAAACCGGAAATGGTTTATTAATAAAAATTTGATTTAACGGAAAACTTTATTGCTTTCTGCATAGCTTCATAGAAGGTTCGGACTCTGGTTTCCAGAATCCGGTCTCCGTTCAAGATTGATTCCACTCAGTGTGGAAGATGCCGGGCTCGTCGGTGCGCTCGTAGGTATGGGCTCCGAAGTAGTCGCGCTGGGCTTGAGTTAAGTTAGATGGTAGTCGCTGACTGCGGTACGCATCGAAGTAGGTGAGCGAAGAAGCCATAGCCGGCACCGGAATACCTTGCTCTACGCCTAACTGTACCACCTTTCGGGTAGCAGCATGGCGCTCTTTCATGATCTTCGCCAGCGACTCATCCAGAATTAAGTTAGGTAAGTCAGGACGATTGCGGTAGGCTTGCATAATGTTTTCTAAAAAAGTAGCTCGAATAATGCAACCGCCTCGCCAGATGCGAGCCACGTCTTCCAAATTAAGGCCGTAATCAAATTCTTCCGAAGCCGCTTCTAACAATGCTAGTCCTTGGGCGTAGGTAATGGCAATAGCAAAATACAACGCATGTTCCAGCTCTTTTTCCGTATTCAGCCGATCTTCTGCTACATCCAGATCGCCCAAATCTAAGTCTTTGCAGGCTTCTACCCGTTCTTCCTTCAAGGCTGACAAAAACCGCATCGTTACCGACACATCAATGGTAGGGATTGGAATACCCAAATCCATCGCTACCTGGGAAGTCCACTTGCCCGTACCCTTCTGCTTGGCTTTATCTAAAATTTTATCTACCAGCAATCCGTCGCCTTTATCATCCGGCTGTTTGAAGATATTCGCCGTAATTTCTATTAAGAAAGATTGTAGCTCACCTTCGTTCCACTCAGCGAATAATCGCTGAATATCGTCGTTGCTTAGCTTCATTCCTCGCTTCATAAAATCGTAAACCTCAGCGGTGAGTTGCATAATGCCGTACTCAATGCCGTTATGCACCATTTTCACGAAGTGCCCCGCCGACTTACTTCCCAGATAGGTAACACAAGGCTCACCGTTTACTTTAGCCGCGGCGGCTTCCATCATTGGGCGAACAATTTCGTAGGCTTCTTTACTTCCGCCGGGCATCAGGCTGGGGCCATGCCGCGCCCCTTCTTCTCCCCCAGATACACCGATACCGATATAGCGCAGGTTTTCTTTTTCTAATTTTTCGGTACGACGATCCGTATCTTTAAAGTAGGAGTTACCCCCGTCAATGAGAATATCGCCGGGTTCCAGATGCGGCATTAGTTCATCAATCACTGCATCCACTATTGACCCGGCTGGAACCAGCATCATAATTTTGCGGGGTGTCGCCAGTCGGGATAAAAATTCGTCAATGGTAGTGACCCCGTCGATCTTACCTCCGCTAGCATCGTTAAGAGCTTGGGCTTTTTTAGGGTCTTTATCGTAACCTACCGCCGTAAAGCCGCTATCGGCGACATTCATCAGGAAATTGCTGCCCATCACTCCTAGGCCGACCATTCCAAATTCACATTGTTCGTGTTCCATAGTTATTTTGATGATTGACGAATAATGATGAATGAATGATGATTAACAAAGGTCATTATTCATTCATCATTATTCATTACTAATTATTTTCCAGTGCAAGTACTTTGTTGAGCCGGCGGACGTGTCGTTCTTCGCCGGAGAATTTTGCGTTTAGAAAGGCTTTGGTCATTTCTTTGATAAGCTCTTCGCCAAACACTCGAGCTCCGAAGCAAACAATATTCATGTCATCGTGCTCCACTCCCTGCCGGGCGGAGTACGTATCACAGATCAAGGCAGCTCGTACTCCATCGATCTTATTAGCTGCAATGGAGGCTCCTACTCCGCTACCGCAGAGGGCGATTCCTCGTTCTACTTCGCCACTGGCTACCGCCCGGGCAATGCGTTCGGCAAAATCCGGGTAGTCATCCAGTGCATCGTATGCTAAGGCTCCGTAGTCGGTCAGCGAAATTCCGTCCAGCGTTTGAATGAAGTTTTTGAGCTTTTCTTTGGCGTGAAAACCACCGTGGTCAGCAGCAATACCTAGTTTCATAGTTTACTTTGGTGTTATAGTGTTTTGGTGTTATAGTGCTATCGTGCTCAGATTATATGGTTCTAACTGCATGGCTTAAAAAATTGACCGCGAGAACCATAACACCTTAACACTTTGTACTATAACACCAAGTAATTTAGACATTCGCCGTTTCTGCGAGTTGCTTGGCGTGTTTTACTACATTGTCTACGGTAAAGCCGAATTCTTCCATTAGCTTTTTACCGGGGGCTGATTCGCCGTAGGTGTCAATACCGATGGCCACGCCTTCGTCGGTAATATACTTGTGCCAGCCTAGTGTTACTCCGGCTTCAATAGATATGCGTTTGCGAATTTCCTTGGGGAATACGCTCTCTCTGTACGACACATCTTGCTTCTCGAAAAGCTCCCAGCTAGGCATACTTACCACCCGAGCGTGAATACCTTCGCCAGCTAATTTTTCTTGGGCTTGTAGTGCTAGTTGCACCTCAGAGCCACTGGCGATCAGAATCATTTGCGGAGCATCATCGGCATCTTTCAATATGTAAGCACCTTTTTCCAGACTTTGCGGTCCTTCGCAGTGCTCGTAGTTGATGACCGGAATACCCTGGCGGGTCAGTACAATGGCTACCGGACCATCTTTGTGCTCAATCGCTACACGCCAAGCGTGGGCGGTTTCGTTGGCATCACCAGGACGGATGTTGACTAGGTTAGGAATTGCTCGCATAGACATTAGATGCTCTACCGGTTGGTGGGTGGTTCCGTCTTCACCCAGCCCAATACTATCGTGGGTGTAGATAAAAATAGAACGCAGCTTCATAATACCGGCTAAGCGCAACGTAGGCCGCATGTAATCAGTGAAGATGAAGAAGGTTGATCCGTAAGCAATGGTTCCTTCGGTTAAAGTTAATCCATTGACAATCGCTCCCATGGCGTGTTCTCGAATTCCGAAGTGAATATTTTGTCCGCCGTAGTTACCATGCTCAAAGCTTCCTGAGTCTTCCACTTCTGTCTTGGTTGACTCCACTAAGTCAGCCGCTCCGCCGATTAAAAGCGGGAAGTGCTTAGCAATAGCGTTCATCACTTTCTTACCAGCGTTTCGGGTAGCAACACTTCCCTCTTCGGGTTTGAATACGGGTAGGTCATCTTGCCAACCGGAAGGGTACTGCTCTTTGGCGAAATTCAAGTATTCTTCGGCCAGATCAGCGTGTTCACCTTTGTACGACTGGAATAGCTCATTCCACTTATCCTCTTTCTCCTGCCGTTTCTCTACTGCTTTTTTGTAGAAATCATACACCTCGTCGGGAACGTAAAAATGTTTTTCAGGATCCCAGCCCAGATTTTTCTTGGTAGCAGCTACTTCATCACCCCCCAACGGAGCACCGTGTGCGCCTGAAGTATTAATTTTATTGGGGCTTCCGTAGGCGATTATGGTTTTCACCCGAATCAGCGATGGCTGATCTTCTACGGCTTCCGCAGTACGGATAGCTTGCTCTAGTGCGTCCAGATCATTTACATCTTCCACCGTTTGGGTGTGCCAACCGAAGGAGCGGAAACGAGCTTCTACATCTTCGGTGAAGGTAATGCTGGTCGTTCCGTCAATAGTGATATTATTATCATCGTAGAGGTAGATTAGGTTACCCAGCTTCAAGTGCCCAGCCAAAGAGCCTGCTTCGGAAGAGATTCCCTCCATAAGATCACCATCACTACAGATAGCGTAGGTCTTGTAATTGAAAATATCTTTTCCTTCTTGATTGTAACGAGCGGCCAAAAACTTCTGCCCGATTGCAAAACCTACTCCGTTAGCAAAGCCTTGCCCGAGTGGGCCAGTGGTTACTTCTATTCCGGGGGTTAGGTGGTATTCGGGATGCCCAGCCGTTTTGCTTTCCCACTGCCGGAAGTCTTTCAGATCATCCATCGACAGATCGTAGCCGGTTAAGTGTAATATGCTGTACTGAAGGATACAGGCGTGTCCGGCCGAGAGGATAAAGCGGTCGCGGTTAGGCCAGTGGGGATCATCTGGGTTATAATTCATAATGCGCGACCAAAGTACATGGGCGATGGGTGCCAGGCTCATAGCCGTACCCGGATGACCGGAATTCGCTTTTTGTACCGCATCCATAGAAAGGGTGCGAATAGTATTAATGCATAAGGTTTCTAGCTCGTGTTGGTTCATTTAGCAAAAAGTTTAGCGTAAAAATCAGGTTAAACTTAAAATATTATTTTTCTAAAAAAGGTAAAGGACTCGACCTTTATTCTATTGTTACAGTTTTTTATACGATAAAAAATAAAAAGCCTCTAAAATTTGCGTTTTCAGATAAATTTAGAAATAAATTTACCACAAGAATAGGCGAATTATCTTGTTCTGGTATTGGCATGAAAAAAGATATTGAAAAGTGCTTTCAGCTATGTAACGATCAGATGGGTCAGGTGTTTCCGAAGATTGCGCCTTCCGATTTGCAAACCATAGATTTAAGCAGTAAAAACCTAGAATTATCCGTAGAGGTGGTGTCAGATACAGCTCACTTCAATCAAGTGATTGATACTTTGCTAGCGGGCAAAGTTGGTATTGGCGGATTTTTGGAGCATCGCTCGCTCTATCAGCGTAGCTCAATGTATCAGGGAGAAGAACCGCGCTGCATTCATCTGGGGGTAGATGTGTGGGCGCCCGCACGTACGAAGGTGCACGCTCCCTGGCCGGGTAAAGTGCATAGCTTCCAGGATAACCAAGGCTTCGGTAACTACGGCCCTACCATTATTTTAGAACACGCTATTGAGGCAATGACTTTTTTTACACTTTACGGACATCTAAGTCGTTCTTCCCTAAAGAATATGCAACTTGGGCAAACTATCGAGAAAAACCAGCTCGTTGGTGAGCTAGGAGATTTTCCTGAGAACGGGGATTGGCCACCCCACTTACACTTTCAGGCAATGACTGATTTGTTGGGCAACATGGGTGACTTTCCGGGAGTGGTTACACTTGCTGAACAATATTTTTATCAAACTATTTGTATTGATCCTCAGCTTCTGCTTACATTTAAGGAACGATGAGATAATAAAGTATCTAAGTTAAACGCCGGGATTTTGGTGCGGGACGAGGAACGGAAACCGAGCATAGCCGAGCTATGAGAGGCTTTTCGTGACGAAGTACCGCGCCGAAAGAACAAGTACAAATAGGTACTTTATTGTGTTATCGTTCCTAAGTAGCTAAAACAGTTGTCTTATCGATCTTTTTTGACTTGTTAAGCAACCAAATTATGGACGAGTATTATTATACCCTAGGACTCATTCCGGGAGCAACTGTTACTGACATTAAAAAAGCATTCCGCGCATTGGCTCTTGAGCACCATCCTGATGTTAACCCGAGTCAGGAAGCAAATCGTAGATTTCAGGAAATTGTAGCTGCTTACGAGCATCTGTTGACCAATCATAAGCAAGGGTTGGCCCAGGCGTATACCCAGGCTAGCGTTCAGTACCAGGCTCGCTTTGAACAGGTGTATCAGCAACGCCCAACCTCCCCTCCCGAACCGGTGTTTGAGAGCTATACTGCTCAAAGTGCTCCGATAACGATAACTCGCCAAGTAACTTTTCTACTGCTAAACCTGCTCTCCTGCGGAGTTAGCTTATTTTTTGTCGGCTTACCGGTGCTGGTAGCCTATCTAATGATACAAAAAGGGCTAAGCGGCTGGGAAGGTGCCATGGTAGCTCCCCTCTCACTGGCCGGGATGCTAGTCATCTACCGAACTATTCGTTACCGCAGCCATGCTTTTGAGTGAGAAACAAACTAGATTGGGCGAAATTACATTATAACCGAAGCCTTACTCTGTAGTGGCTGTACAACGCTGCTAAATACAACATACTAGCCAAGCAAAAACCTCTCGGCCAACGAACAGTTAGGTTTACATGATTATTGCCGTATCGGGAAATATTGGGGCGGGAAAAACCACATTAGTCAAGCGTTTGGCCACGCACTTCGAAGCAAGGGCTGAACTGGAAGCAGTCCAGGACAACCCCTATCTGAATGATTTTTATGAGGATATGGCACGCTGGGCATTTCCCTTACAAATTTATTTTCTGAGCCATCGGTTTGAACAGGGAGTGCGCTTGGCTTCTTGTACCGAGCATATTATCTTAGACCGCACCATCTACGAAGACGCTCATATCTTTGCTGCCAACCTATTCAAGTCCGGCTACCTGAGTGACCGGGATTATCAGAACTACTGCCATCTGTACGAAACCATGATCGGCTTGGTGCCCCCACCTGATTTAATTATTTTTCTGAAAGGAAGCATACCCACTCTGCAACAACGTATTCAGCAGCGACATAGTACCCAAGACCATCAGCGAAAAAACGAAGATACTATTCCTACCGAGTATCTTCAGAACCTGAATAACCATTACGAGCAGTGGATGAACAATTTTTCACGTTGCCCGATTTTTACAATTGATATTGATTTAGTAGATTTAGCTGAAGAGCCATCGTTTCAGGAACTCTTAGACGAGATTGCCCCTTACTTACCTGTACTATGAAACATCTTTACGTAAAGCATACTGTAGATAAAACTGACATCTATCGCAAGCTAGTCGCGCTTCCGGTGCCCCACGG
This region of Tunicatimonas pelagia genomic DNA includes:
- a CDS encoding peptidoglycan DD-metalloendopeptidase family protein, giving the protein MKKDIEKCFQLCNDQMGQVFPKIAPSDLQTIDLSSKNLELSVEVVSDTAHFNQVIDTLLAGKVGIGGFLEHRSLYQRSSMYQGEEPRCIHLGVDVWAPARTKVHAPWPGKVHSFQDNQGFGNYGPTIILEHAIEAMTFFTLYGHLSRSSLKNMQLGQTIEKNQLVGELGDFPENGDWPPHLHFQAMTDLLGNMGDFPGVVTLAEQYFYQTICIDPQLLLTFKER
- a CDS encoding deoxynucleoside kinase produces the protein MIIAVSGNIGAGKTTLVKRLATHFEARAELEAVQDNPYLNDFYEDMARWAFPLQIYFLSHRFEQGVRLASCTEHIILDRTIYEDAHIFAANLFKSGYLSDRDYQNYCHLYETMIGLVPPPDLIIFLKGSIPTLQQRIQQRHSTQDHQRKNEDTIPTEYLQNLNNHYEQWMNNFSRCPIFTIDIDLVDLAEEPSFQELLDEIAPYLPVL
- the tkt gene encoding transketolase, yielding MNQHELETLCINTIRTLSMDAVQKANSGHPGTAMSLAPIAHVLWSRIMNYNPDDPHWPNRDRFILSAGHACILQYSILHLTGYDLSMDDLKDFRQWESKTAGHPEYHLTPGIEVTTGPLGQGFANGVGFAIGQKFLAARYNQEGKDIFNYKTYAICSDGDLMEGISSEAGSLAGHLKLGNLIYLYDDNNITIDGTTSITFTEDVEARFRSFGWHTQTVEDVNDLDALEQAIRTAEAVEDQPSLIRVKTIIAYGSPNKINTSGAHGAPLGGDEVAATKKNLGWDPEKHFYVPDEVYDFYKKAVEKRQEKEDKWNELFQSYKGEHADLAEEYLNFAKEQYPSGWQDDLPVFKPEEGSVATRNAGKKVMNAIAKHFPLLIGGAADLVESTKTEVEDSGSFEHGNYGGQNIHFGIREHAMGAIVNGLTLTEGTIAYGSTFFIFTDYMRPTLRLAGIMKLRSIFIYTHDSIGLGEDGTTHQPVEHLMSMRAIPNLVNIRPGDANETAHAWRVAIEHKDGPVAIVLTRQGIPVINYEHCEGPQSLEKGAYILKDADDAPQMILIASGSEVQLALQAQEKLAGEGIHARVVSMPSWELFEKQDVSYRESVFPKEIRKRISIEAGVTLGWHKYITDEGVAIGIDTYGESAPGKKLMEEFGFTVDNVVKHAKQLAETANV
- a CDS encoding J domain-containing protein; this translates as MDEYYYTLGLIPGATVTDIKKAFRALALEHHPDVNPSQEANRRFQEIVAAYEHLLTNHKQGLAQAYTQASVQYQARFEQVYQQRPTSPPEPVFESYTAQSAPITITRQVTFLLLNLLSCGVSLFFVGLPVLVAYLMIQKGLSGWEGAMVAPLSLAGMLVIYRTIRYRSHAFE